The Patescibacteria group bacterium genome has a segment encoding these proteins:
- a CDS encoding DUF4430 domain-containing protein: MKQSKLYLGIMILVAGIAGVVTFTYLQSTNRYFADASTTDAKVAGVTTARQTVTMVINDGQSIKTYSQMLTNTVSMAGLDLLQRAAAAAEWDLKTSTSSMGTLVEEIHGVKNGTDGKYWIYYVNRQMGSVGIDQYQVQPGDILEMNFENSAF; encoded by the coding sequence ATGAAACAATCAAAACTCTATCTTGGGATCATGATCCTAGTAGCCGGTATCGCCGGCGTGGTAACTTTTACTTATCTGCAATCAACCAATCGGTATTTTGCCGATGCCAGCACAACCGACGCCAAAGTGGCCGGGGTCACTACCGCCCGCCAAACGGTGACAATGGTCATCAATGACGGTCAGTCGATCAAGACCTACAGCCAGATGTTAACTAACACGGTTAGCATGGCCGGGCTTGATCTTTTACAACGGGCTGCCGCAGCCGCCGAATGGGATTTGAAGACATCGACCAGCTCGATGGGTACTTTGGTGGAAGAGATTCATGGCGTTAAAAACGGCACGGATGGAAAATATTGGATTTATTACGTCAATCGGCAGATGGGCTCAGTCGGAATTGATCAATATCAGGTTCAGCCCGGCGATATTCTGGAAATGAATTTTGAAAACAGCGCTTTCTAA
- a CDS encoding cob(I)yrinic acid a,c-diamide adenosyltransferase codes for MAKRTANGLVIVYTGNGKGKTTAALGLAWRALSHGRRVAVVQFVKSPQSSGEMRLLKQPVAGLTIEACGRGFVGIMNDRLTHRQHQLAAQKALATARRQSRRCDVLIMDEVNGAMHSRLVSQREVLRFISAKPKSLTLVLTGRQAPPAIIRRADLVTEMVEIKHPFQKGRTAEAGIDY; via the coding sequence ATGGCCAAGCGAACCGCCAACGGACTAGTGATTGTCTACACTGGGAATGGCAAAGGCAAAACGACGGCGGCGTTGGGTCTGGCGTGGCGGGCCCTGTCTCACGGTCGCAGAGTGGCGGTGGTACAATTCGTTAAGTCGCCCCAATCGTCTGGAGAAATGAGATTGCTCAAGCAGCCGGTAGCTGGATTGACAATAGAAGCATGCGGGCGCGGTTTCGTCGGTATCATGAACGATCGCTTGACGCACCGGCAGCATCAGCTGGCCGCCCAAAAAGCCTTAGCCACGGCCCGTCGACAATCCCGTCGCTGCGATGTCCTGATTATGGATGAAGTCAATGGCGCGATGCATAGCCGATTGGTTTCACAGCGCGAGGTGCTCCGATTTATATCGGCCAAACCTAAGTCGCTCACACTGGTTTTAACCGGCCGCCAGGCGCCGCCGGCAATCATCCGGCGAGCCGACCTGGTTACCGAGATGGTGGAAATTAAACATCCGTTTCAAAAAGGTCGGACAGCCGAAGCTGGCATCGATTACTAG
- a CDS encoding vitamin B12-dependent ribonucleotide reductase: MASTSTQPSPLVSKLKLPWKRFKQPPMQILKRDGTLAPFDQTKISNAIFKAMVELRQPNKALARRLAEEVVTILAERMPENENPTVEGVQDIVEEVLIRAKLVQVAKAYIIYRQKHKEIREANHMLKEYRGEVESTPNAMVVLQKRYLRRDENGRVTETPEEMFKRVANNIAYADNLYKTLYHQDVNVEETAKEFFEMLRHFEFLPNSPTLMNAGRDLQQLSACFVLPVEDDMTSIFDAIKNTALIHQSGGGTGFSFTRIRPAGDIVKSTGGVASGPISFMRVFNAATEVIKQGGTRRGANMGILRVDHPDIIDFITCKENNSELNNFNISVAVTETFMEAADKDKEYDLINPRNKLPAKKMSARQVFNLMVTMAWKNGDPGIVFIDRINADNPTPELGEIESTNPCGEQPLLPNESCNLGSINLAKVVNDQQEIDWDKLRHIVHTATHFLDNVIDMNRAPLPQIEEMITTNRKIGLGVMGLADLLIQLDIPYNSGEAVKLSEKIMKFINEESAAASEELAKVRGTFPSYAQSVYAKDGRKLRNATRTTIAPTGTISIIAGCSSGIEPLFAISYVRKNILDSGDELIEVNPFFEKKAKELGFYSEELMRRIAQEGTIQHFKEIPESVRKVYVTAHDITPEDHIKMQAVFQKHTDNAVSKTVNFPHDATIEDVEKVYMLAFKLGCKGVTIYRDRSRETQVLNIGSVTSPKKGDDSVGNSMVKQEVALNEIVDKNKCPECKAVMEIKEGCKTCPNCGWSACSIG, from the coding sequence ATGGCCTCAACGTCTACCCAACCCAGTCCGCTCGTATCAAAGCTAAAGCTGCCCTGGAAGCGTTTCAAACAGCCGCCGATGCAGATTCTTAAGCGCGACGGTACGCTGGCACCGTTCGACCAGACGAAGATTTCCAACGCGATATTCAAAGCCATGGTCGAATTGCGCCAGCCCAACAAGGCGCTGGCCCGCCGCTTGGCCGAAGAGGTAGTAACGATACTGGCTGAACGCATGCCTGAGAACGAAAACCCGACCGTCGAAGGCGTTCAGGACATTGTTGAGGAGGTGTTGATTCGGGCCAAGCTGGTTCAGGTGGCCAAGGCCTATATCATCTACCGCCAAAAGCATAAGGAAATCCGCGAAGCAAATCACATGCTGAAAGAGTACCGGGGCGAGGTGGAGTCAACGCCGAATGCCATGGTGGTGCTACAAAAGCGCTATCTCCGGCGGGACGAAAACGGCCGCGTCACCGAAACACCGGAAGAAATGTTTAAACGCGTGGCTAATAATATCGCCTACGCTGATAATCTCTACAAGACGCTGTACCATCAGGATGTGAACGTCGAAGAAACCGCCAAGGAATTCTTTGAAATGCTGCGCCACTTTGAATTTCTGCCCAATTCACCCACCCTGATGAACGCTGGCCGCGATCTGCAGCAGCTGTCGGCCTGTTTTGTGCTGCCCGTCGAAGATGATATGACCAGTATATTTGACGCGATCAAGAATACGGCGCTGATCCACCAAAGCGGCGGCGGCACCGGATTTTCCTTTACCCGCATCCGGCCGGCCGGCGACATCGTCAAATCAACCGGCGGCGTTGCCTCGGGTCCGATTTCGTTTATGCGAGTGTTCAATGCCGCTACCGAAGTAATCAAGCAGGGCGGCACCCGGCGCGGCGCCAATATGGGCATATTACGGGTTGATCACCCCGACATTATCGACTTTATCACCTGCAAGGAAAACAACAGCGAGCTCAACAACTTCAACATTTCGGTGGCTGTCACGGAAACTTTCATGGAGGCGGCTGACAAGGACAAAGAATACGACTTGATCAATCCGCGCAACAAACTACCGGCCAAGAAAATGTCCGCCCGCCAGGTGTTCAATCTGATGGTGACCATGGCCTGGAAGAACGGCGATCCGGGCATTGTCTTTATTGACCGGATCAATGCTGATAATCCCACGCCAGAGCTAGGTGAGATCGAGTCGACCAACCCATGCGGCGAACAGCCATTATTGCCCAACGAATCATGCAATCTCGGGTCGATCAATCTGGCTAAAGTGGTCAATGACCAGCAGGAAATTGATTGGGATAAATTGCGGCATATCGTGCACACGGCTACTCACTTTCTGGACAATGTGATCGATATGAATCGGGCGCCGCTCCCCCAGATCGAAGAGATGATCACAACCAACCGGAAGATTGGCCTGGGCGTGATGGGCCTGGCTGATTTATTGATTCAACTGGATATCCCATACAACAGCGGCGAAGCGGTTAAGCTGTCGGAAAAGATTATGAAATTTATCAACGAAGAGTCCGCTGCCGCCTCTGAAGAGCTGGCTAAGGTGCGCGGTACGTTCCCGTCGTACGCCCAGAGCGTATATGCCAAGGATGGCCGCAAGTTGCGCAATGCTACACGCACCACCATCGCTCCAACCGGTACGATATCTATTATTGCCGGTTGCTCATCCGGCATTGAACCGCTATTTGCCATTTCATACGTTCGAAAAAATATCCTCGATTCCGGTGATGAGTTGATTGAGGTCAATCCATTCTTCGAGAAGAAGGCTAAGGAGCTGGGTTTCTACAGTGAGGAGTTGATGCGGCGTATTGCCCAGGAAGGCACGATCCAGCACTTCAAAGAAATTCCCGAATCAGTCCGCAAAGTATATGTGACGGCTCACGATATTACGCCCGAAGACCATATCAAAATGCAGGCGGTTTTCCAAAAACACACCGATAACGCCGTTTCTAAAACCGTTAACTTTCCCCACGATGCCACGATCGAGGATGTCGAGAAAGTTTACATGCTGGCCTTCAAACTGGGTTGCAAGGGCGTCACGATCTACCGCGACCGTAGCCGCGAGACCCAGGTGCTGAACATCGGCTCCGTTACCAGCCCAAAGAAAGGGGACGATTCGGTGGGCAACAGCATGGTAAAACAGGAAGTGGCGCTCAACGAAATCGTGGACAAGAACAAATGCCCCGAATGCAAAGCGGTGATGGAGATTAAAGAAGGCTGCAAAACCTGCCCCAACTGCGGCTGGTCGGCCTGCAGCATCGGTTAA
- the nrdR gene encoding transcriptional regulator NrdR: MICPLCHSETKVIDSRAVNNDMAIRRRRECIKCRFRFSTHEQIELLDLLVIKKDGSREAYRRSKLEAGLRRALEKRSVTEENFQKLVATIEVEIQKQNGNEISSQTIGQIVMDQLRDFDSVAYIRFASVYKSFDDLQSFHSEINKIKKVE; encoded by the coding sequence ATGATCTGCCCACTGTGCCACTCCGAAACAAAAGTGATCGATTCCCGCGCCGTTAACAATGATATGGCGATTCGCCGCCGCCGGGAATGCATCAAATGTCGATTTCGTTTCTCCACCCACGAACAGATTGAGCTGCTCGATCTTTTGGTTATCAAAAAAGACGGCAGTCGGGAGGCTTATCGGCGTTCCAAACTGGAAGCGGGCTTGCGGCGGGCGCTGGAAAAACGCTCCGTGACTGAAGAAAACTTCCAAAAATTGGTGGCCACGATCGAAGTCGAGATTCAGAAGCAGAATGGCAATGAAATTTCCAGCCAAACCATCGGCCAGATCGTGATGGACCAGCTGCGCGACTTTGATTCAGTGGCTTATATCCGGTTTGCCTCGGTCTACAAGTCTTTTGACGACCTGCAGAGCTTCCACAGTGAGATTAACAAGATAAAAAAAGTCGAATAA
- a CDS encoding DsbA family protein has protein sequence MPTLSAPKPKSPQSNPQPVHWYASGWGVAFIVLLVIVIALIGILAWQVIIFMQNEIDNSSNTNTRPSSLVEESSTNYIVADAPSTGSPAAKVKVVEFGDFQCPYCRQMYQIIRRIQADYGDRIYFEFRDFPVSDIHPEAEKAAEAGRCAFDQSNAMFWALHDKMYQNQEHLAIADLKEYAIQVGLEPVRFDSCLDSGRMAARVAADFQVGLEAGLPGTPTFFINGYQLSGVLPDSVLRQAIDYILAKN, from the coding sequence ATGCCAACGTTATCCGCACCAAAACCCAAATCACCACAATCAAATCCCCAACCCGTCCACTGGTATGCTTCCGGCTGGGGGGTGGCGTTTATAGTATTGTTGGTTATTGTCATCGCACTAATCGGCATACTAGCTTGGCAGGTCATTATATTCATGCAAAATGAGATAGACAATTCTTCCAACACCAATACCCGGCCGTCAAGTCTGGTGGAAGAATCGAGCACGAACTATATCGTGGCTGATGCGCCCAGTACCGGTTCACCGGCGGCTAAAGTAAAGGTGGTCGAGTTTGGCGATTTCCAGTGCCCCTACTGCCGGCAGATGTATCAGATCATCCGCCGGATTCAAGCCGATTATGGCGACCGGATCTACTTCGAATTCCGGGATTTTCCGGTTAGCGACATCCATCCCGAGGCCGAAAAAGCGGCCGAAGCCGGGCGGTGTGCTTTTGACCAGTCCAATGCCATGTTCTGGGCATTGCATGACAAAATGTACCAAAACCAAGAACATCTCGCCATCGCTGACTTGAAGGAATACGCCATTCAAGTTGGGTTAGAGCCGGTACGTTTCGATTCCTGTCTGGATTCAGGGCGGATGGCAGCGCGGGTGGCGGCGGATTTTCAGGTCGGGTTGGAGGCCGGGTTACCGGGCACGCCGACATTCTTCATCAATGGCTATCAGTTGTCCGGCGTATTGCCTGACTCGGTGTTACGCCAGGCGATTGATTACATTTTGGCTAAGAACTAA